A region from the Aphis gossypii isolate Hap1 chromosome 1, ASM2018417v2, whole genome shotgun sequence genome encodes:
- the LOC114123074 gene encoding uncharacterized protein LOC114123074 codes for MAIASSSRLLLTLLCASCCALSSAERLQKRTVVDTSSGFSTTGGHQQQPEYDYGGGGVHHQQQQQQFDFGAGHVQHQQQQHQQQFDFGAGQHAQQQQEYDFGGVVGHNRPPKVSVIEKNVPVPVRVDVVKPVRYVVEVPVDKPRAVHVPKPYPVKVEKEVPYPVKVYEPQPYPVQKDVPVAVKVPYDRPVPVHVDKPYPVYKEKIVRYPVYKQVRVPVKVPYDRPVPVHVPVVKKVPFRVEKPVPVPVKVPYIRPVPYNVYKNVPFPYDKPVPYPVEKRVPYPVRVPVHVPVHVPVKIEQHHQQQHQQQPHHQHHYALQQHQPQSEKFTQQDAVADFGGHHQQQQQQHHFVPDFSSQHGHHHSSF; via the coding sequence ATGGCGATCGCGTCGTCTTCGCGGCTCTTGTTGACGTTGTTGTGCGCGAGTTGTTGCGCTCTGTCGTCGGCCGAACGTTTGCAAAAGCGCACCGTCGTAGATACCTCGTCGGGATTTTCCACTACAGGTGGTCACCAACAGCAACCGGAATACGattacggcggcggcggcgttcatcaccaacagcaacagcaacaattCGACTTCGGCGCGGGGCACGTCCAGcatcagcagcagcagcatcaGCAACAATTCGACTTCGGCGCGGGCCAACACGCTCAGCAGCAACAGGAATACGATTTCGGCGGCGTCGTCGGTCATAATCGTCCACCCAAAGTGTCGGTGATCGAGAAGAACGTCCCAGTGCCGGTGCGCGTGGACGTGGTGAAACCCGTGCGGTACGTGGTAGAGGTACCGGTGGACAAGCCGCGCGCGGTGCACGTGCCCAAGCCGTACCCGGTCAAGGTGGAGAAAGAAGTGCCGTACCCGGTCAAGGTGTACGAGCCGCAGCCGTACCCGGTGCAGAAGGACGTGCCGGTGGCCGTCAAGGTGCCGTACGACCGTCCCGTGCCAGTGCACGTCGACAAGCCGTACCCCGTGTACAAGGAGAAGATCGTCCGGTACCCCGTGTACAAGCAGGTGCGCGTGCCCGTCAAGGTGCCGTACGACAGGCCTGTGCCCGTGCACGTTCCCGTCGTCAAGAAGGTGCCGTTCCGCGTGGAAAAGCCCGTGCCCGTGCCCGTCAAGGTGCCGTACATCAGACCGGTGCCGTACAACGTGTACAAAAACGTGCCCTTCCCGTACGATAAGCCCGTCCCGTATCCGGTCGAGAAACGCGTGCCGTATCCGGTCCGAGTTCCGGTTCACGTGCCAGTCCACGTCCCCGTCAAGATCGAACAACATCATCAACAACAACACCAACAACAACCACATCATCAGCACCACTACGCTCTACAGCAGCATCAACCGCAGTCCGAAAAGTTCACCCAGCAAGACGCCGTCGCAGATTTCGGAGGACATCAccaacaacaacagcagcaacaTCACTTTGTTCCGGACTTTAGTTCGCAACACGGTCATCATCATTCGTCGTTCTGA
- the LOC114123052 gene encoding uncharacterized protein LOC114123052, which yields MEVQDTEPKCSLCGAIVGDYCPEFVEQMKTNYGDFKDFQVFFNNFKKDPDSVRDQCITCRKLKWKNMKYTNIRQVRPPHTQTADTPKKKWFVQVAILSSLALVFGSQISNYSNTSDTNSLRDDNVKSTMRSLKSEFPSLQQSIINKLGGALFRLEKPGEPVVFMLLHDDTNKKTTDCLVSHASNVAKKFIFTNSQKSLWMNGSEWTSYSDFDHEDLLYKKLTTPLEENNVLVLENLQDLPWSLAKMLHHLCDAENPTFVNAMYMLELRVKDDLQHLSEREKILVAERAMNMVWQDAPNEFRAPLIARLTSYVDAVLGESDQPCHRESFIRISP from the exons ATGGAAGTACAGGATACTGAGCCAAaa TGCTCCTTGTGTGGAGCCATAGTGGGTGATTATTGTCCAGAATTCGTTGAACAAATGAAAACAAACTATGGTGACTTCAaagattttcaagtattttttaataacttcaaAAAAGATCCCGATTCAGTTCGTGACCAATGTATAACATGTCGTAAATTGAAatggaaaaatatgaaatatacaaatatcc gtCAAGTGAGACCACCACATACCCAGACTGCAGATActccgaaaaaaaaatggtttgtcCAAGTTGCAATTCTTTCATCATTAGCATTAGTTTTCGGATCCCAGATATCGAACTATTCTAACACTTCTGACACTAATAGTTTGAGGGATGATAATGTGAAGTCCACAATGAGATCGCTAAAAAGTGAATTCCCATCGTTGCAGCagagcataataaataaactaggtGGTGCTCTTTTTCGGCTTGAAAAGCCAGGTGAACCAGTTGTTTTCATGCTTTTGCATGATGATACAAACAAAAAGACTACTGACTGCTTAGTGTCGCATGCAAGCAATGTGGCcaaaaaattcatattcacTAACTCCCAAAAAAGCTTGTGGATGAACGGGTCAGAATGGACTAGTTATTCAGACTTCGATCATGAAGACTTACTGTACAAAAag CTAACTACGCCACTTGAAGAAAACAATGTGCTAGTGTTAGAAAACTTGCAAGATTTACCGTGGTCATTGGCCAAAATGCTGCACCATCTATGTGATGCCGAAAATCCAACATTCGTAAACGCCATGTATATGTTGGAACTTAGGGTAAAGGATGATCTACAACACCTGTCTGAACgcgaaaaaatattagtagccGAGCGAGCTATGAACATGGTATGGCAGGACGCACCAAATGAGTTCAGGGCACCGTTAATTGCTCGACTCACATCATATGTAGATGCAGTACTGGGAGAATCAGACCAACCATGTCATAGAGAATCTTTCATCAGGATATCGCCCTGA
- the LOC114123054 gene encoding cytosolic Fe-S cluster assembly factor NUBP1 homolog produces MDPNIPSHCPGTDSSSAGQVSACQGCPNQNICASGVTQLPDPALEVLKHRLSSVKYKILILSGKGGVGKSTFTSLLARVLANENEQKNIGVLDVDICGPSLPLVFGVQDENIHQSGSGWSPVFVEENLSIMSVGFLLESKDDAVIWRGPKKNAMIKQFLTEVDWGDTLDYLIVDTPPGTSDEHLSLVQFLKSTDNFSAVVVTTPQEVSLLDVRKELDFARKVGLPILGVVENMSSFVCPKCKVTSEIFPKNTGGAAQMSHEMGVPFLGSVPLDPSLGRCCDEGVNFVQKHAGSPTVMAIKNIVENLTMNLQSI; encoded by the exons atggaTCCCAACATTCCAAGTC attGCCCAGGCACAGATAGTTCATCAGCCGGTCAAGTATCTGCATGTCAAGGATGtccaaatcaaaatatttgtgcATCTGGTGTAACTCAACTCCCTGATCCGG CTTTAGAAGTGTTAAAACATCGACTTTCTTCagtgaaatataaaatccTAATACTATCTGGTAAAGGCGGAGTGGGTAAAAGTACATTCACATCATTATTAGCTAGAGTATTAGcaaatgaaaatgaacaaaaaaat attggAGTGTTAGATGTTGATATTTGTGGACCATCGCTTCCCCTTGTGTTTGGAGTTCAAGATGAAAat attCATCAAAGTGGATCAGGATGGTCTCCTGTG tttgttgAAGAAAATTTATCAATCATGTCGGTTGGATTTTTGCTAGAAAGTAAGGATGACGCTGTAATTTGGAGGGGTCCCAAAAAAAATG ctatgatcaaacaatttttgactGAAGTTGATTGGGGTGACACATTGGACTATTTGATTGTTGACACTCCTCCAGGAACTTCTGATGAACATCTTTCATTAGTCCAATTCCTTAAATCAACTGATAACTTTTCAGCAGTTGTCGTAACTACTCCTCAAGAAGTGTCTTTGTTAGATGTTCGTAAAGAATTGGATTTTGCCAGAAAAGTTGGATTACCTATATTGGGTGTGGTTGAAAATATGTCTTCTTTTGTTTGTCCCAAATGTAAAGTTACTTCtgaaatatttccaaaaaatacTGGTGGTGCTGCTCAGATGTCACACGAAATGGGTGTTCCATTCCTTGGATCAGTTCCGTTAGATCCTTCGTTGGGGCGATGTTGCGATGAAGGCGTCAACTTTGTTCAAAAACATGCTGGATCACCAACAGTTAtggcaattaaaaatattgttgaaa ATTTAACTATGAATTTACAATCAATTTGA
- the LOC114123056 gene encoding uncharacterized protein LOC114123056 isoform X1 translates to MKLQILLYLALWSIVSVLSAKFEAFYPREAYGVSNGASRSPHGHGSFYKYRNPALVDAKNSPAYGYRFDGKRRFNFDK, encoded by the exons ATGAAG TTACAGATTCTTTTATATCTAGCTTTATGGAGTATAGTTTCTGTATTGAGTGCAAAATTTGAAGCTTTTTATCCAAGAGAAGCATATGGAGTGAGTAATGGAGCATCTAGATCGCCTCACGGTCACGGATCATTCTACAAGTACAGAAATCCTGCTCTTGTAGATGCTAAAAACTCTCCTGCTTATGGATATAGATTTGACGGGAAAAGGCGTTTCAATtttgacaaataa
- the LOC114123056 gene encoding uncharacterized protein LOC114123056 isoform X2 produces the protein MKILLYLALWSIVSVLSAKFEAFYPREAYGVSNGASRSPHGHGSFYKYRNPALVDAKNSPAYGYRFDGKRRFNFDK, from the exons ATGAAG ATTCTTTTATATCTAGCTTTATGGAGTATAGTTTCTGTATTGAGTGCAAAATTTGAAGCTTTTTATCCAAGAGAAGCATATGGAGTGAGTAATGGAGCATCTAGATCGCCTCACGGTCACGGATCATTCTACAAGTACAGAAATCCTGCTCTTGTAGATGCTAAAAACTCTCCTGCTTATGGATATAGATTTGACGGGAAAAGGCGTTTCAATtttgacaaataa
- the LOC114123055 gene encoding palmitoyltransferase ZDHHC3: MDDNDQVIFYPNQGVDPHNRCCGGSMWCIQDICGIICAIFTWLLILYAEFVVTFVTLLPCPYPIFQCVNMVIFQIFAFLAMASHLRTMFTDPGAVPKGNATKEMIQHLGLREGQVIYKCPKCCCIKPSRAHHCSVCQRCIRKMDHHCPWVNNCVGEKNQKFFVLFTLYIAAMSMHALYLCVSQFVWCLHSEWKQCSWYTPPATVVFLIFLGFEALLFAIFTLVMFATQLQAICSDETGIEQLKKEEARWMKKSKWKSLQAVFGRVSITWLSPFSQPAPKIKVDNYLQV, translated from the exons ATGGACGACAATGATCAAGTGATTTTTTACCCAAACCAAGGTGTCGATCCGCACAACCGATGCTGCGGTGGTTCCATGTGGTGTATTCAG GACATATGCGGTATTATTTGTGCGATATTCACATGGCTGTTGATACTGTATGCTGAGTTTGTAGTGACTTTTGTTACACTTCTGCCATGTCCGTATCCCATTTTCCAGTGTGTCAACATGGTTATATTCCAAATCTTTGCATTCCTCGCGATGGCTTCTCATCTACGCACAATGTTTACAGATCCG GGTGCAGTGCCAAAAGGAAATGCTACAAAAGAAATGATACAACATTTAGGTTTACGTGAGGGTCAAGTGATATATAAATGTCCGAAATGCTGTTGTATTAAACCCTCAAGAGCCCATCACTGTTCTGTTTGCCAAAG atGTATTAGAAAAATGGACCATCATTGCCCATGGGTTAACAATTGTGTTGGAGAAAAAAACCAGAaattttttgtactatttacg CTTTACATTGCTGCTATGTCAATGCACGcattatatttgtgtgtaaGCCAATTTGTTTGGTGTCTACATTCCGAGTGGAAGCAATGTTCTTGGTATACACCTCCCGCAACAGtagtttttttgatatttttaggttttgaAGCATTACTATTTGCAATATTCACCTTGGTAATGTTTGCAACTCAACTACAGGCCATATGCTCTGATGAAAcg ggtattgaacaattaaaaaaggaAGAAGCTCGATGGATGAAAAAATCTAAATGGAAGAGCTTACAAGCTGTATTTGGCAGGGTTTCCATAACTTGGCTATCACCTTTCTCACAGCCAGCTCCCAAGATCAAAGTAGATAATTATCTACAGGTCTAG
- the LOC114123080 gene encoding ras-related and estrogen-regulated growth inhibitor isoform X2: MVDSEPILFEILDTCPKNDEELPLNDVYNWADALVLVFAITDRRSFNYVRRVKQTMLDTFEMPVALVANKADMVHLRQVSTEEGEILAKDFECCFTEVAAAEQVGQIAEVFLEVCREVLSVRRKNKQSLLDRMLGGKTAVVKAYARGKSDSALPKD, from the exons ATGGTGGATAGCGAACCGATTCTTTTCGAGATACTAGACACCTGTCCAAAG aatgacGAAGAGTTACCTTTGAATGACGTTTACAATTGGGCCGACGCGCTTGTGTTAGTATTCGCCATAACAGATAGACGATCTTTCAATTACGTGCGGCGTGTAAAACAAACTATGCTGGACACTTTTGAAATGCCCGTGGCGCTAGTGGCCAACAAAGCTGATATGGTTCATCTCAGACAAGTCAGCACAGAAgaag GTGAGATATTGGCGAAAGATTTCGAGTGTTGTTTCACCGAAGTGGCGGCCGCCGAACAAGTGGGACAAATCGCCGAGGTGTTCCTTGAAGTGTGTAGAGAAGTGTTGAGTGTTCGGCGGAAAAACAAACAATCGTTGCTGGACCGAATGTTAGGTGGTAAGACGGCCGTTGTAAAGGCATACGCCCGTGGTAAAAGTGACAGCGCTTTGCCAAAAGACTAA